In one Ananas comosus cultivar F153 linkage group 12, ASM154086v1, whole genome shotgun sequence genomic region, the following are encoded:
- the LOC109718986 gene encoding putative zinc finger protein CONSTANS-LIKE 11: MEAPPLCEFCCGQRALVYCKADGAPLCLPCDGIVHSANALSRRHPRALLCDRCLSLPAALRSPDLRLSLCHSCSNNHHHHRAARLLPLACYSGPAAPADLSCLWSDANSNSTVPAFDLPPLPDEGLATIVDPWIAAASSSLLVPDAEELQDFLQNRSDLPKVNCPRSMGIYNNDHDVLYDCVSSGDIGFTIDDDGEMIGYFHSVAEYPYQGARLEGVLSEKNISAADSCGRVENALEASSLVQYDCRTIPSSHIVEPANVLQALSDSDHFLLSMSSNRNINLSFPHGNVYPNISLSISNLTGESSVADYQDCEASPIFLAGESLCDSNMETGQPQARNEAKMRYNEKKKSRLFGKQIRYASRKARADTRKRVKGRFVKAGDVYDYDPVKKASN, from the exons ATGGAGGCGCCTCCGCTGTGCGAGTTCTGCTGCGGGCAGCGGGCGCTGGTGTACTGCAAGGCGGACGGGGCGCCGCTCTGCCTGCCGTGCGACGGCATCGTCCACTCCGCCAACGCGCTCTCCCGCCGCCACCCCCGCGCCCTCCTCTGCGACCGCTGCCTCTCCCTCCCCGCCGCCCTCCGCTCCCCCGACCTCCGCCTCTCCCTCTGCCACTCCTGCTCGaacaaccaccaccaccaccgcgcCGCCCGCCTCCTCCCCCTCGCCTGCTACTCCGgccccgccgcccccgccgaCCTCTCCTGCCTCTGGTCCGATGCCAATTCCAATTCCACCGTCCCCGCCTTCGACCTCCCCCCTCTCCCCGACGAGGGCCTTGCCACGATCGTCGACCCCTGGATCGCCGCCGCTTCCTCCTCCTTGCTCGTGCCTGATGCCGAAGAACTGCAGGACTTCTTGCAGAACCGATCTGATCTGCCCAAG GTGAATTGTCCTCGTTCTATGGGAATATACAATAATGATCACGATGTGCTCTACGACTGTGTCAGCAGTGGTGACATTGGCTTCACGATTGACGACGATGGCGAGATGATTGGCTACTTTCATAGCGTTGCCGAGTACCCATACCAAGGGGCGAGATTGGAGGGCGTATTGTCGGAGAAGAACATTTCAGCTGCAGATTCCTGTGGTCGTGTCGAAAATGCTTTAGAG GCATCTTCTTTAGTCCAATATGATTGCAGGACGATTCCTTCTTCCCATATTGTTGAGCCAGCTAATGTTCTGCAGGCTTTGAGTGATTCGGACCACTTCTTATTAAGCATGAGCAGCAACAGAAACATAAACCTGAGTTTTCCTCACGGCAATGTCTATCCGAATATCTCACTTTCAATCTCAAACCTCACTGGTGAAAGTAGCGTAGCTGACTACCAGGACTGCGAGGCATCACCTATATTCCTTGCGGGCGAGTCACTTTGCGATTCTAATATGGAAACTGGGCAACCGCAGGCAAGGAATGAAGCGAAAATGAGATACAACGAGAAGAAAAAAAGCCGGCT CTTTGGGAAGCAGATAAGATACGCATCACGGAAAGCAAGAGCGGATACAAGAAAACGCGTCAAGGGCCGGTTTGTCAAGGCTGGTGATGTTTACGACTACGACCCTGTCAAAAAGGCAAGCAACTAA